From the genome of Polyangiaceae bacterium, one region includes:
- a CDS encoding peptidylprolyl isomerase, with protein MLRTRAPLLLAPLLLVLGCEEPPPAPTATPSASIATAKAPPAAPTPAPSAVASATDKPASVADKPEWITAQHVLVAYKGAKNAPASVKRSKDEAKKRAEEVAAKAKAGEDFTALVKEYSDDAATLDRLGSVGKFKPENMVKPFSDAAFALKVDATSDPVESPFGFHVIKRNQ; from the coding sequence ATGCTCCGGACTCGCGCTCCCCTTCTCCTCGCCCCATTGCTACTCGTGCTCGGCTGCGAAGAACCGCCCCCGGCGCCGACTGCGACACCATCGGCATCGATTGCCACAGCAAAAGCTCCGCCAGCAGCCCCAACACCAGCACCTTCGGCCGTCGCATCGGCAACGGACAAACCCGCTTCGGTCGCCGACAAACCCGAATGGATCACGGCCCAGCACGTTCTCGTTGCGTACAAAGGCGCAAAGAATGCCCCCGCTTCGGTCAAACGTTCCAAGGACGAAGCAAAAAAGCGAGCCGAAGAAGTCGCCGCAAAAGCAAAAGCCGGTGAAGATTTCACAGCGCTCGTGAAAGAATATTCCGACGACGCCGCCACCCTCGACAGACTCGGCAGCGTCGGGAAGTTCAAACCAGAAAACATGGTCAAACCCTTCAGCGACGCCGCATTCGCGCTGAAAGTGGACGCGACGAGCGATCCCGTGGAGTCACCTTTCGGGTTTCACGTGATCAAACGCAACCAGTAG